TCTTATGCCAGCGGTTTGTCGGAAGATTATCTGGGCAGGGCGCTTAAGGGCCGACGGAGAGATGCTGTTGTTGCGACGAAGTTCTACAATCCCGTGGGATCAGGTCCCAATGATTCGGGGATGTCGCGTTTTCATATTATGCAGGCGATTGAGGATAGTTTGCAGCGTCTCGGGATGGATTATGTCGATATTTACTATATTCACCATGTTGATCAGCAGACGCCTGTAGAAGAAATGCTTCGCGCTCTGGACGATCTGGTGCATCAGGGCAAGGTGCGATATATTGCCTGTAGTAACTATCAGGCATGGCGTTTGATGGATGCGCTGTGGATTAGCGATCACAATGGTCTGTCGCGCTTTGTGTGCTACCAGCCGCAATACAGCCTTGTTGTGCGCGATATTGAGCAAGAACTCATTCCCGTTTGTCAGGCGAAAGGTCTGGGGGTGGTTGTGTGGAGTCCGTTGGCTGGTGGTTTTCTTTCCGGGAAGTACAAACCCGGTGAGCGCATTCATGCGGGATCGCGTTCTGAAGAAGGATGGGGTTATCCGCAAAATTATTTTGCGGATAGTGCCGACGAGACGTTGGTCGAGTTGTTTAAGGTGGCCGATGAACTGGGGCGCAGTCCTGCGCAGGTTGCTTTGCGCTGGGTGCTCGAACAGCCCGCTATTACATCTGCTATTGTTGGTGCGCGCACCCTTGCACATCTCGAAGACAATATTCAATCCGCAGATTTCCGGCTCGAAGGCGAGTGTCTCGAGGGTCTCAATAATATTTCGCATTTGCCCGATCGGTATCCAGAGTCTATGGAGAAAGATCGGGATGCGCAGCGGCTCGAGGCTGTGCAGATGCCGGGTTAATATTCATACAGGTGATAATAGTTCTATGGCTTTTGATGAGATAGACGAAACGGGTCTCCAGCAAGTGAATGACTCCATGAAGATGCTCATGGGGGAGTTGAATAATTTTCAGGATATTGCCCGCTATGTCACACCATTGCCGGGGGAAATACCCACGCTTGACGGTGTTGATATCTACGGCGAGACCATTCCGCTCAACGGTATTGTGGGTGGCGATCATATTGTTTATGTCGATTTTAAGAAGCGCTATGATCTCGATGCTCGTATAGAAAAAGCTCGCGACCGCGGGCAGGATTATGTTGTCAAAAAGCTGGAGGAATGTCGCTTTAAGGCCGGTGTGGCAGTGGCCGATGTTTCAGGGCATCAGATTACGGACGCGCTTCTGGCTACGATGCTCCATCAGGCTTTTTTGATGGGTGCGATTTACGAAATGGATTATTACGGCAATATTACGGCCAAATTGTTTGAAAATCTCAATACGCGGTTTTACAATTCGTCGAGTCTCAGCAAATTTATTACGATGATTTACGGTGAGATATCCCAGGAAGGGCATTTCCAGTTTCTGTCGGCGGGACATCCCATGCCGCTGGTGTATTCGCGCAAGTACAAAGGTATTGTCGATGTGTCCGAAGATAGGATGATTGCCTCTCCACCCATTGGTACGCTTCCCTCTGGACGCGATATCGATCGCAATATCAATGAGAGTGTGCTCGGTTTTAAGGAAGAGTACGAACTTAATGAATGGGATTTAATGGGCACGGGCGATATTCTCATTCTTTTTACAGA
This DNA window, taken from Gemmatimonadota bacterium, encodes the following:
- a CDS encoding aldo/keto reductase encodes the protein MEYRQLGRCGLKVSEICLGTMTFGNGADRAESKRLVDLAVDRGVNFFDTANSYASGLSEDYLGRALKGRRRDAVVATKFYNPVGSGPNDSGMSRFHIMQAIEDSLQRLGMDYVDIYYIHHVDQQTPVEEMLRALDDLVHQGKVRYIACSNYQAWRLMDALWISDHNGLSRFVCYQPQYSLVVRDIEQELIPVCQAKGLGVVVWSPLAGGFLSGKYKPGERIHAGSRSEEGWGYPQNYFADSADETLVELFKVADELGRSPAQVALRWVLEQPAITSAIVGARTLAHLEDNIQSADFRLEGECLEGLNNISHLPDRYPESMEKDRDAQRLEAVQMPG
- a CDS encoding PP2C family protein-serine/threonine phosphatase produces the protein MAFDEIDETGLQQVNDSMKMLMGELNNFQDIARYVTPLPGEIPTLDGVDIYGETIPLNGIVGGDHIVYVDFKKRYDLDARIEKARDRGQDYVVKKLEECRFKAGVAVADVSGHQITDALLATMLHQAFLMGAIYEMDYYGNITAKLFENLNTRFYNSSSLSKFITMIYGEISQEGHFQFLSAGHPMPLVYSRKYKGIVDVSEDRMIASPPIGTLPSGRDIDRNINESVLGFKEEYELNEWDLMGTGDILILFTDGLVEHHRNGEFYAPHYLEQKLHEIRDLTAKEIFYAIKEDLIAFNTPDDDISYVVIKRH